In the genome of Streptomyces sp. 846.5, the window CGGAGCCGCGGATTCGGGCCGGGGCGTGGCGCACCCGCTGCAGCGAGTCCTGGCCGTGCCGCAGCCAGCGGGTGAGCGGCGTGCCCGCCTGGCCCTCGCGCCGGTGCGCCCCGCGCAGCAACGACTGCATCGCCCCGCAGCCGGAGTGCCCGCACACCACGACCGTACTCACCGCCAGGATGTCCACGGCGTACTCGATGGCGGCGGCCGCCGAGTCGTCGGGCTGGGAGGCGTCGGGCTGCGAGACCAGGTTGCCGATGTTGCGGACCGTGAACAGGTCGCCGGGCCCACTGCTGGTGATCACATTGGGCACCAGGCGCGAGTCGGCGCAGGTGATGAAGAGCTGCGAGGGCGACTGCCCCTCCCGGGCCAGCCGGGCCAGTTCGGGGCGCAGTCCGGGAGCGGTGTGCTGCTGGAAGTCCCGCACCCCGCGCAGGTGGTCGTGGATCATCGCGCCTCCCAAGATCAGGTAAATGAAGAGTAATGAATCCTTTACCTGAAGGAGAGAAGTAAACCCCGAACTTCACCCGACCGAGTGTCAGGCCGTATGTCGAGTGCCGTGTCGGACGGCGCGTCAGGCGGTCATCGCCACGGCCTCCCCGAGCACGAAGTCGGGGTCGACCTGCCCGGCGAGGTCGGTCCCGGTCCTGGCGTTCCCCCAGCTCTCGGCGTTGCGCAGATGGAAGTGCACCATCTGCCGGGTGTAGCGGTCCCAGTCCCGCAGCCGGTACGAGGCGTCCACGGCCGCCAGCAGGGTGTCCAGGGCGGCCAGGTTCTCCGGCTCCAGGGCGTCCAGCCGGGGCGCGCGGCCCTGCTCGGTGCGCCGCACCCAGTCCGACTGGCCGAAGACCGTGAGCAGGTCCTCGCCGACGGCCCCGCGCAGGTAGTCCAGGTCGTCCTGGCTCTGCACCTTGTTGCCGACCACCCGCAGGTTCACGTCGAAGTCGGCGGCGTAGTCCTTGTACTGCCGGTAGACCGAGACGCCCTTGCGGGTCGGCTCGGCCACCAGGAAGGTGATGTCGAAGCGGGTGAACAGGCCGGAGGCGAAGGAGTCGGAGCCGGCCGTCATGTCGACGGCCAGGTACTCGCCGGGGCCGTCCGCCAGGTGGTTGAGGCAGAGCTCCACCGCGCCGACCTTGGAGTGGTAGCAGGCCACCCCGAGGTCCTCCTCGGTGAACGCGCCGGTGGCCATCAGCCGCAGCGGCGCCCCGTCCACCTGGAACTCGCGGGCGCACAGCGCGTACACCGGGTTGTCCTCGGCGATCCGCAGCAGCCGCGAACCGCCGCCGGGCGGAGTGGTCTTGATCATTGACTGCGCGTCGGCGATCCGCGGATTGGAGCCGCGCAGGTACTCCTTGATCTCCGGCAGGTGCGCCCCCATCGACGGCATGGCCGCCGCCTCCTGCTCGCTCAGCCCGATCGCCGTGCCCAGGTGCTGGTTGATGTCGGCGTCGACGGCCAGGACCGGGGCGCCGGTCCTGGCGAGGTGTCGGACGAAGAGGGACGACAGGGTGGTCTTGCCGCTGCCTCCCTTGCCGACGAAGGCGATCTTCATGACGTGCTCCATGCGAAGGGGCGCGCCGGGCGGCGCGCTTATTGGTAATCGTTATCGTCACCGATATGTGGTCATGCTAGCGACTCGCGACCCGCGCGTGATCGGGTTTGGCGCACTGTTGACTCTTTCGGGTGAGAGCGCCCCGGGGAGCACCCCCACTCCTGTGTTACGTACGCTCGGTCCCGTGAGCACACCAACCCCGGCCCAGCCGTCCGACGACCCCTTGGCCCCGCTCGGGCTGCTGCCCGGCGTGCCCGAAGCGGTCGCCGACGCCCGCCGTGCCGTCGACCGCCTCTACGGGCACCGGGTCATGCGCCGCCGGGCCGCCGAGGTCACCTCCGAGTCCGCGCTGCGCGGGGCCCGCGCCTCCGCCGCGCTGGAGGACGCGGACTGGCCGCTGGAGGAGGTCCGCCGGCGCACCGACTTCGGCACCGATCCGGAGGCCCGCACCGTCGGCGGGGCGCTGCGGGTCAACGCCGAGGCCGGGCAGCTGCTCGGCACCTGGCGGCACTCGCCGCTCCAGGTCCTGGCCCGGCTGCACCTGCTGGCCTGCGGTGACGACGACGCCGCGGCGGGACGCCCGCGCCGCTCCGGCGAGGCGGCGGCCGAGCGCTTCGGCAAGGTGCTGCCGCTGGCCCTGGCCGACGAGCCGGCCGACCCCTCGGCCCAACCCCCGGCCCCGGTCCCGGTCTTCGACCTGGCTCCGCCGCCCGGGGCCGACGAGGCCGTCGCCCGGCTGGAGGGGCTCGCCCACCTGCTGGCCGCCCGGGGCGGCAAGAAGAACCCCAATGAGCGCACCGCTCCGGCGCTGGTCGTCGCCGCCGTGGTGCACGGCGAACTGATGACCCTGCAGCCCTTCGCCCGGCACAGCGGCCTGGTCGCCCGGGCGGCCCAGCGCATCGTGCTCATCGCCGAGGGCATGGACCCGCAGGCGATCTGCCCGGTCGAGGTCGGACTGGCCGAGCTGGGCACCGACGCCTACCGCAACGCCCTGGGCGGCTACGCCTCCGGCACGGCGGAGGGGATGGCGCTGTGGATCACCCACTGCGGCGCGGCGCTGCGGCTCGGCGTCCGGGAGAGCACGGCGGTGTGCGAGGCGATGCAGCGGGGGATGGCCTGACGGCTGCGGGGCTGCGGGGCTGAGCGGCCCGGGCACAGTAGTGCGGCGGCACCTGCGTGCCGGTGCCGCCGCTGGCACAGCTTCCCAGTGACCATGCATGCGCCATTTCTTTGCGCATCCGGCTGGAACCATGTCCGTTCGCCGGGTGCGGCGGCCCGATCGCGGGTCGGCTGCATGTGGGTGCTGAGTTGTTGTGCTCGGTCCGTGGGGCCTGATACTCCGATGGATCCTGACTGCTGATCCAGCTGGTCTCGCGGGCCGTCTTCTTCCTTTGTAGTCCTGTTTCGGGAAAAGCGGAACTCGGGGGCTCACTTTTCTTGGGAACGGCCTGGTCAGGCCGGAGCGTTCCGGCGCCGTGCGGCGTACCAGACGATCCCCGCGGCGGTGGCCGCCGCGCCCACCGCGGCCGCGGCGAGCACCGGTCGACTGCTGACCCGCAGCGCCGGGCTGCGCTGCTTCAGCTGGACCGGGCGGTCGAACACCAGCACCGGCCACTCCCGCGCCGCCGCCTCGCGGCGCAGCGCCCGGTCCGGGTTGACCGCGAAGGGGAGGCCGACGGCCTCCAGCAGCGGCAGGTCGGTGACCGAGTCGCTGTAGGCGTAGCTGTGTTCCAGGTCGTAGCCCTCGGCGGCGGCCAGCTCGCGGATCGCCGTCGCCTTGTTCCCGGCGTAGGCGTAGAAGTCGATCTCCCCGGTGTAGCAGCCGTCGGCCTCGGCCATCCGGGTCGCGATGACATGGTCGGCGCCGAGCATCTCCCCGATGGGCTCGACCAGTTCGGAGCCCGAGCTGCTGACGATCACCACGTCCCGCCCGGCCAGGTGGTGCTCCTCGATGAGCGAGGCCGCCTCGTCGTAGATCAGCGGGTCGATCAGGTCGTGCAGGGTCTCCGCGACGATCTCCCGGACCAGTTGGACGTTCCAGCCGCGGCTGAGCGAGGAGAGGTACTCACGCATCTTCTCCATCTGGTCGTGGTCGGCGCCGCCGGCCAGGAACACGAATTGCGCATAGGCGCTCTTGAGTACGGCGCGACGGTTGATCAGGCCGCCCCGGTACAGCGGGCGGCTGAATGCGAGCGCGCTGGACTTGGCGATCACGGTCTTGTCGAGGTCGAAGAACGCGGCGGTCCGCAGCGGCCTGGGCGGCTGGAACGAGGGCGTGGGGGAGGGCTGCCGGTGGTTGTCCACAAGGACGAGGATATGCGCCCACCATTCGGCCCAAGGGCAGGCGCGTGGGTTTGCTTGAGAAGGGGCTCGGGTACACCATGGAAGTCACGGCTCGTTCGCGACCGTGCTGCCCCGGTCTGGCTCCTCCCCCCCGAGTCAGGCTGTGGAGGACGACCCCCGCTCTCCCCCCCGGCGGGGGTCGTCGCATGTCCGGGCGCATTTCTCCCGATGGCGGTCGCGGTGGGCTTTATATCCGCCCTGGTTCCGCTCTAGCGTCAATCTGACGCCGCATAAGTCATTCGCCGGAGTGGTCGGCTTTTCCACACCCTCCGAGTTCTCCACAGTTCACGGCCCTTTGCGCTGCCCCCTGCCGCAAAAGCGGCACCGTTGCTGCCACGAGGCAATCAGCGCGGCCCGACGCACCGCGCGCCGCACCGCTCGAAAAACGGGGAGGCAGTCATGGCCGGGACGTCGTCCGCGGAACCGCCGACGGGGGAGGCAGGGCCCGCGAGCCGGGTCGAGGGGCTCAGCCCCGGACCGCTGCTGGTCACCGAGAACGAGCGCCTGATCGAGCAGCTGCTGCGGATCTGCGCGGCCGCGGGCGCCGAGCCGCAGCTGGTCTGCGGTGCCCCGCCGCCCCGTCAGCTGTGGGAGTCGGCGCCGCTGGTGGTGGTCGGCGACGACGTCGCGGACCGGATGGCCGGGCTCAGCCGCCGGTCCGACGTCCTGCTGGTCGGCGACGACCTGGACGATGTCGACGTCTGGCGGCGGGCCGTGGTGATCGGCGCCCGGCAGGTGGTCTTCCTGCCGGACGCGGAGTCCTGGCTGCTGGACCGGATCGCCGACGCCGCCGAGGGGGTCGGGGTGCAGGCGCTCACCGTCGCGGTGCTCGGCGGCCGGGGTGGCGCCGGCGCCTCCACTCTGGCCTGCGCCCTGGCGGTGACCGCCGCCCGGGAGGGGATGCGGGCCGTGCTCATCGACGGCGACCCGCTGGGCGGCGGCCTCGACATGCTGCTCGGTGGCGAGGCCGCGGCCGGGCTCCGCTGGCCGGATCTGGCCGGCTCCCGGGGCCGGGTGAATGCGGTGGAGCTGGAGCGCTCGCTGCCGAGGCTGCACGCCCTCTCCGCGCTCAGCTGGGACCGCGGCGACGCGCTCACCATCCCGCCCGAGGCGATGCGGACGGTCCTCGGCGCGGCCCGCAGACGCGGCGGGGTGGTGGTGCTGGATCTTCCCCGCCGGATCGACGACTCGGCCGGCGAAGCCCTGGACCAGACCGATCTCGGGCTGCTGGTGATCCCGGCCGAGCTGCGGGCGATGGCGGCGTCGGGGCGGGTCGCGGCGGCGGCGCGGATGCGGCTGACGGACCTTCGGGCGGTGGTGCGCGGGCCCGCCCCCAGCGGGATGGACGGCGCCGAGATCGCCCGGGGGCTGCGGCTGCCGCTCGCCGGGGAGCTTGCCGCCGAGCCGGGCCTGGTCGCCGACCTGGAGCGCGGACGGCCGCCGGGGCTACGGGCCAGAGGGCCGCTCGGCCGGTTCTGCTCCGCCTTCCTGACGGAGGCTCTGGCCGGCAGCGGGTCGGCCGCATGAGCCCGGCACAGGACCCGGGCCGGGGCGTGGCTCGGAGCGGGGCTTCGGGGCCGACGTACGCGCAGACGGCGGGGCTGCTGGACGCGGTCCGGCTGAGGCTCGCCGAGGCCGGTGCGGAGCCGACCACCACCCGGGTGGCCGAGGCCCTGCGGGCCCAGGGCCGTCCCTACGGGGACGCCGAGGTGCTGGAGTTGGTCCGGCAGCTCCGCTCGGACATGGTTGGCGCGGGCCCGCTGGACCGGCTGCTCGCCGACCCCAGGGTCACCGACGTCCTGGTGAACGGTCCGGACGAGGTCTGGGTGGACCGGGGCGCGGGTCTCGAACCGGTGCCCGGCGTCCGCTTCCCGGACCGGCAGGCGGTGCGCAGGCTGGCCCAGCGGCTGGCCACCGCGGCGGGCCGACGGCTGGACGACGCCAGACCCTGGGCCGACGCCAGGCTCCCCGGCGGGACCAGGTTCCACGCCGTGCTGCCGCCGGTCGCGGTCGGCTGCACCCACATCTCGCTGCGGACCAGCAGGGCCCGGGCGTTCACCCTGTCCGAGCTGGTCGGCGCGGGCACGGTGACCGAGCAGGGTGCGGCACTGCTCCGCGGCATGGTCCGGGCCCGGCTGTCCTACCTGGTCAGCGGAAGTACCGGCAGCGGCAAGACCACGCTGCTGGCGGCGCTGCTCGGGCTGGTGGGGCCTGCCGAGCGGCTGGTTGTCGTCGAGGACTCGGCCGAGCTGCGGCCCGACCACCCGCATGTCGTCCGGCTCGAGGCCCGGCTGCCGAACCAGGAGGGGGCGGGCGCCGTCGACCTCCGCGACCTGGTCCGGCAGGCGCTGCGGATGCGGCCCGACCGGCTGGTGGTCGGCGAGGTCAGAGGCGTCGAGATCCTGGAACTGCTGGCCGCCCTGAACACCGGTCATGAGGGCGGCAGCGGGACCGTCCATGCGAACTCTGTGGCCGACGTCCCCGCCAGGCTGGAGGCGCTGGCTGCGGGAGCCGGGCTGGACCGGGCCGGGCTGCACAGCCGCCTCGGCGCGGCCCTGGACGCGGTCGTCCACCTGGTTCGGGGCCCGGACGGCCGACGCAGGGTGGCCGAGATCGGCCTGTTCACCCGGGGCCCTGACGGGCTGGTCGGCACCGAGAGGGCGGCGGAGTTCGAGCCGGACGGACGGATGCGCGAGGGCCCCGCCTGGCCGCGGCTGGCGCGGCTGTGCGCCGGGGAAGACGGGACCGATCGGATCGACGGAGGGACGGCATGGTGAGCGGGTTGGGGTCGGGTTCGACGGGAGTGATGGCGGTGTGGGCGAACGCGGCTGCGGCGGTGCTGGGGCTGCCGGTACCGGTGCTGCGCGCCACCGCGGCCGGGGTGCTGCTCTGCCTGCTGGGGTGGGGCGCCTGGCGGCTGGCCGAGCGGGATGTCACCCGGCGTCGGCAGGGGTGGCTGTTCCCGCGGTCACATCGGACCGAGCGAACAGCCGGGGCGTTCGTCCACAGGCTGGGGATGAAGCCGCGCGCGGGGACCCGTCCGCCGCCGGAGCTGCTGCTGCTCCCGCTGGGTCTGCTGGCGGCCTGGCCGACGCACTCGCCGCTGGTGGCGGTGGTGGCCGCGGGCGCCGTCCTCCCGGCGATACGGCTGCGCAGCCGACGGCGGACGGCCCGCCTGGAGGAGCGGCGGCGCCGGGCGGTGGTGGGGCTGTGCGCCGCGCTGGCCGGGGAGTTGCGCACCGGTGCGACACCGCACCAGGCGGTGGAGACGGCGGTCTCGGACGGCACCGTCCCGGACGCGCAGGCGCTCGACTGCACCGTGCTGCTGGCCGCTGTGCGCTACGGCGGGAGCCTCCCGGAGGCCTTCCAGGCGCTGGCCGAACTCCCCGGGGCCGAAGGAGCGGCGGGGATCGCTGCCTGCTGGCAGGTGTCCTCGTCCAGCGGCGCAGGGCTGGCGGACGGCCTGGACCGGGTCGCCGAGGGGCTGCGTGCCGAGCGGTCACTGGCGGAGAGCATCAGGGCGGAGCTGGCCGGGCCCCGGTCCACGGCCGGGCTGCTGGCGGCCCTGCCGCTGTTCGGCCTGCTGCTCGGCATCGCCCTGGGTGCCGATCCGCTGCGGATGCTGCTGCACACCCCCAGCGGGCTGGCCTGCCTGTTCGGCGGGGCGCTGCTGGAGTGGGCCGGGCTGGCCTGGACGGCGCGCATCGCCCGGGGCGCGGAAGCCGTACCGGCGTAGTCGAGCGAAGGAGGGCATGGGCTGTGGAAGCACAGTGGATCGTTGCCTCGCTGCTCAGCGGGGTGACGGCGGGCCTGCTCGGGGCCCTGCGGAGTCGGGCCGTCCGGCGGTGCCGAGGACGGGCCGGAGCGGCAGGGGTCCCGTTGGAGGGGCCCGGCCGGTCCCGCCCGGTGTCGCGGTGGCGTCCTTCGCCGCGGCAGGTCAGGGCGGGCACGGCGCTACTGCTGGGGGCCGGCCTGGCGATCTCGGTCACCGGTTCGACCGGGCTGCTGCTCGGGGTGTTGGCCGGGGCGGCCGGATATCGCTACCTGCCGGAGCCGTCCTCGCCGGAGCAGCGGCTGCGGCGGCGTGACCGGGCCGCGCTGGTCGCGCAGGTACCGCTCACCGCCGATCTGCTGGCCGGCTGCCTGGCCTCCTGGTGCGCCCCGGCCGAGGCGGCGGAGGCGGTGGCCGAGGCGGTCGGCGAGCCGATGGCGGGCAGGCTGGCCACGGTCGCCGCGGAGATCCGCACCGGCGCGGACGCGGAGGAGAGCTGGGGCCGCTTCGGCGCCGAGCCCGCGCTGGCGCCCCTGGCCCGTTGCCTGGCCCGGGCGGCCGCCAGCGGCGCACCCCCGGCAGCCGGCCTGGCCAGGCTCGCCGAGGGGTCCCGAGCGGCAGCGGCCACCGCCGCGCAGGGACGGGTGCGCAGGGCCGGGGTGCTGGCCGCGGCCCCGCTCGGGCTGTGCTTTCTGCCGGCCTTCGTCCTGGTCGGGGTGGTGCCGGTGGTGACCGGCCTGGCCGGCAGCTTCCTGCTCCGGATCTGAACATGTACCAGCACGACATCACGCACCGTCACATCACCGAGATTCCAACCGATGCAAGGAGAACCACCCATGAGTGACACCGCTGTCCTCACCGCGCCCGGATGCCGCTTCGACCTGCTGTTTGACCCGGCGGAAGAGCCGACCGTGCCCGTCGCCGGCTACTGCCTCCGCCGGGTCCGGGCGCTGCTGTTGCTCGCCGTGGCGGTGGCACAGGCATGGCTGCTCTGCGGAGCTCACCGGCTCCGGCAACGGGCGGCCAGGCGCGGCTCCGACGCCGGGATGACCACGGCGGAGTACGCCGTGGGAACGGTTGCGGCGTGCGGTTTCGCCGCGCAACCTCACACTGAAACTACGTCATTGCAGTCAAGATCGCCCGCCTGGGCCGTTGTGACCATGGCGCCTGGCAGTGATCACAACTCTTCCAGGCAATGGATAGAAGTCACTGATTATTCAGCTCGCGTCGTGGCATAGTTGGCTTCTCGATAGGCAGGGGAGACCTAATGGGGGCGCCAGCACGCTAAACCCGTGAGGATCATCAAATGGCGCGGTGGGCCAACCGAGTCGGGCCGGTAAGCCAACCATCCGCGGTCAGCGACTCCAGCTAGGACATCTGGACATGGCCCGCAGGGAGGCGGTCTGGCAAAGTAGCTGCAATGGAAGTAATATTAAATTGATCGTACGCGTTGCAGGTTCCTTAGTATTTTTGTTTTCCTTGGCGGAGAAAAAGATCCAGATTTTTCCAATGCTTTGATAATTCGCAGAGTGGAGATCGAGTGCTTCATTGGATTGGCTCCGCTGATTGGGGAACGGTTCCAGCCTGGCTTGGTGCTGGCTCGCTAATTCTCGCATTTCGCATTTTCATGCGAGATCGGAATAATTCCGAACGTTCGCAGGTCGACCTTGTTGGCCTTTGGGGGAGGATCGATTCGGCGGACAATGTGGACGATAAGTCCGGATCGCATATCGCGACAATCAAGCTGTACATAAAGAATGGCAGCAAGCTACCCGTTGTTATAGCCTACCTGCATCATGGAATCACTGGCCGCCTGATCGATTCCAATGGAGATGCTGTATTGGCCGGCCTGTCCGGAAGCGGTCATGAATTGAATGTCACTCGAAGGAGTGACATTCAGGATAGTAAACTCCGCATTGGCCCGCAGCGCATACCGCCAGAGGAGACCTGGGAATCGCCGGACGGCTACGAGATTACATATACTTACCCGCGCAATGATAGTAAGGACGGCCCCATTTGGGATATAAACTATGTCGCGCTGCGTCTAATTGTAATAGATAACGCAGGGCGCATATGGGAAGTTCGCCCCGGCTCAGGGGTGCGCGCTCGTCAGATCCATTGGTATAGCCGCCATAAGCCTCGCGAGATAAGTAACTGGTGGAGCTTCTACGGAAAGGATGGGTTGCGATTGAATAAGGGGAAATTTGGAAATGATTATTTCATCGCCCTGTAAAGCCTCGTCGCGCGACATTGATCCCTGCATCCCTTGGCTGCTGTCCGGCGATGATGAGTGATCACCGTGTAATTGCAGAAGCAGTCCAGTAGCCGCTGACTGCATACTCCTGGGGCTGGGGCTGGGGCTGGGGCTGGGCGGAACGTAGAGTCCTAATACGCTCATGGTAAGAAACAAGTTCAAGGCCGATAGTGCATGGCGATGGCTCTGGCCTGCTTTCCGTGCCCGTAGAGATGATGCACTGATCCCAGACTTTGCCATCCTAGGCGTGCGTACAAGCGGATCGCGGCTTCATCCTTGGTCAGGACATCGAGTACCAGGTGGATCCCGTGAACTGAGGCGAAGTCGCTCACGGCGCGCATCAGTTGTTCCCCGGTGCCTAGCCTTCTCGCTTCGGGAACGACGAAAAGTCGTGCGACGACGGCCACGCCCGTTTTGCGGTCTCCGTACTGCTCGCAGAGGAGTGAAACAGCCGCTTCGCTGCCGGGGGACGTGATCGCCACGTGTCCCACAATGGTGCCGGCCTGCTCGGCAACCCATGCCTGGAGCAGTCCTGGAGGCTTGAGCCAAGCTTCTGGATGGTCGACTCCTTCCACCGGGTAGCCGTCCACCGCGTGGACCTCGATCAGCCCTTCCGCCGCTGCGGGCACATCGCCTTCGCGGCGCAGACGAACTGTGACGCCGTTGCTGGTGGCCT includes:
- a CDS encoding AAA family ATPase; this translates as MKIAFVGKGGSGKTTLSSLFVRHLARTGAPVLAVDADINQHLGTAIGLSEQEAAAMPSMGAHLPEIKEYLRGSNPRIADAQSMIKTTPPGGGSRLLRIAEDNPVYALCAREFQVDGAPLRLMATGAFTEEDLGVACYHSKVGAVELCLNHLADGPGEYLAVDMTAGSDSFASGLFTRFDITFLVAEPTRKGVSVYRQYKDYAADFDVNLRVVGNKVQSQDDLDYLRGAVGEDLLTVFGQSDWVRRTEQGRAPRLDALEPENLAALDTLLAAVDASYRLRDWDRYTRQMVHFHLRNAESWGNARTGTDLAGQVDPDFVLGEAVAMTA
- a CDS encoding type II secretion system F family protein, with the protein product MVSGLGSGSTGVMAVWANAAAAVLGLPVPVLRATAAGVLLCLLGWGAWRLAERDVTRRRQGWLFPRSHRTERTAGAFVHRLGMKPRAGTRPPPELLLLPLGLLAAWPTHSPLVAVVAAGAVLPAIRLRSRRRTARLEERRRRAVVGLCAALAGELRTGATPHQAVETAVSDGTVPDAQALDCTVLLAAVRYGGSLPEAFQALAELPGAEGAAGIAACWQVSSSSGAGLADGLDRVAEGLRAERSLAESIRAELAGPRSTAGLLAALPLFGLLLGIALGADPLRMLLHTPSGLACLFGGALLEWAGLAWTARIARGAEAVPA
- a CDS encoding TadA family conjugal transfer-associated ATPase, which encodes MSPAQDPGRGVARSGASGPTYAQTAGLLDAVRLRLAEAGAEPTTTRVAEALRAQGRPYGDAEVLELVRQLRSDMVGAGPLDRLLADPRVTDVLVNGPDEVWVDRGAGLEPVPGVRFPDRQAVRRLAQRLATAAGRRLDDARPWADARLPGGTRFHAVLPPVAVGCTHISLRTSRARAFTLSELVGAGTVTEQGAALLRGMVRARLSYLVSGSTGSGKTTLLAALLGLVGPAERLVVVEDSAELRPDHPHVVRLEARLPNQEGAGAVDLRDLVRQALRMRPDRLVVGEVRGVEILELLAALNTGHEGGSGTVHANSVADVPARLEALAAGAGLDRAGLHSRLGAALDAVVHLVRGPDGRRRVAEIGLFTRGPDGLVGTERAAEFEPDGRMREGPAWPRLARLCAGEDGTDRIDGGTAW
- a CDS encoding type II secretion system F family protein — translated: MEAQWIVASLLSGVTAGLLGALRSRAVRRCRGRAGAAGVPLEGPGRSRPVSRWRPSPRQVRAGTALLLGAGLAISVTGSTGLLLGVLAGAAGYRYLPEPSSPEQRLRRRDRAALVAQVPLTADLLAGCLASWCAPAEAAEAVAEAVGEPMAGRLATVAAEIRTGADAEESWGRFGAEPALAPLARCLARAAASGAPPAAGLARLAEGSRAAAATAAQGRVRRAGVLAAAPLGLCFLPAFVLVGVVPVVTGLAGSFLLRI
- a CDS encoding GNAT family N-acetyltransferase; protein product: MQATSNGVTVRLRREGDVPAAAEGLIEVHAVDGYPVEGVDHPEAWLKPPGLLQAWVAEQAGTIVGHVAITSPGSEAAVSLLCEQYGDRKTGVAVVARLFVVPEARRLGTGEQLMRAVSDFASVHGIHLVLDVLTKDEAAIRLYARLGWQSLGSVHHLYGHGKQARAIAMHYRP
- the ssd gene encoding septum site-determining protein Ssd codes for the protein MAGTSSAEPPTGEAGPASRVEGLSPGPLLVTENERLIEQLLRICAAAGAEPQLVCGAPPPRQLWESAPLVVVGDDVADRMAGLSRRSDVLLVGDDLDDVDVWRRAVVIGARQVVFLPDAESWLLDRIADAAEGVGVQALTVAVLGGRGGAGASTLACALAVTAAREGMRAVLIDGDPLGGGLDMLLGGEAAAGLRWPDLAGSRGRVNAVELERSLPRLHALSALSWDRGDALTIPPEAMRTVLGAARRRGGVVVLDLPRRIDDSAGEALDQTDLGLLVIPAELRAMAASGRVAAAARMRLTDLRAVVRGPAPSGMDGAEIARGLRLPLAGELAAEPGLVADLERGRPPGLRARGPLGRFCSAFLTEALAGSGSAA
- a CDS encoding oxidoreductase; this encodes MSTPTPAQPSDDPLAPLGLLPGVPEAVADARRAVDRLYGHRVMRRRAAEVTSESALRGARASAALEDADWPLEEVRRRTDFGTDPEARTVGGALRVNAEAGQLLGTWRHSPLQVLARLHLLACGDDDAAAGRPRRSGEAAAERFGKVLPLALADEPADPSAQPPAPVPVFDLAPPPGADEAVARLEGLAHLLAARGGKKNPNERTAPALVVAAVVHGELMTLQPFARHSGLVARAAQRIVLIAEGMDPQAICPVEVGLAELGTDAYRNALGGYASGTAEGMALWITHCGAALRLGVRESTAVCEAMQRGMA
- a CDS encoding carbonic anhydrase; amino-acid sequence: MIHDHLRGVRDFQQHTAPGLRPELARLAREGQSPSQLFITCADSRLVPNVITSSGPGDLFTVRNIGNLVSQPDASQPDDSAAAAIEYAVDILAVSTVVVCGHSGCGAMQSLLRGAHRREGQAGTPLTRWLRHGQDSLQRVRHAPARIRGSALSEDPLERLCLTNVAQQLDNLRAHASVRRAMDSGRLRLTGLYFDFATAQAYRLARNGRTFSPVRPRLASAA
- a CDS encoding HAD-IB family hydrolase, encoding MDNHRQPSPTPSFQPPRPLRTAAFFDLDKTVIAKSSALAFSRPLYRGGLINRRAVLKSAYAQFVFLAGGADHDQMEKMREYLSSLSRGWNVQLVREIVAETLHDLIDPLIYDEAASLIEEHHLAGRDVVIVSSSGSELVEPIGEMLGADHVIATRMAEADGCYTGEIDFYAYAGNKATAIRELAAAEGYDLEHSYAYSDSVTDLPLLEAVGLPFAVNPDRALRREAAAREWPVLVFDRPVQLKQRSPALRVSSRPVLAAAAVGAAATAAGIVWYAARRRNAPA